The following proteins are encoded in a genomic region of Bernardetia sp. MNP-M8:
- a CDS encoding RNA-binding protein, which yields MNLYVSNLPYSITEEELEAVFSELGVVTSTKIITDRETRRSRGFGFVEMESEEDGEAAIEELNGIELKDREIQVKKAIPRENRGGGNFGGGRRDY from the coding sequence ATGAATCTTTACGTATCAAACTTGCCTTATTCTATCACAGAAGAAGAATTAGAGGCTGTATTTTCAGAACTTGGTGTTGTTACATCAACAAAAATTATCACAGATCGTGAAACACGTCGTTCAAGAGGTTTTGGTTTCGTTGAAATGGAATCAGAAGAAGATGGCGAAGCAGCTATCGAAGAATTGAACGGTATTGAGCTTAAAGATCGTGAAATCCAAGTAAAAAAAGCCATTCCTAGAGAAAACAGAGGTGGTGGAAACTTTGGTGGTGGTCGTCGTGACTACTAA
- a CDS encoding ADP-ribosylglycohydrolase family protein, whose protein sequence is MKDKIKGCLIGSAIGDGFGYPTEFMKVEEIKLKWGNNGLTEPIGDIIKVTDDTQMAIAVSKAIMNSYEEGNLVRDNFEKELINKFVLWLNDDENNRAPGMTCLKSCENLEKGLKWEKATAKDSKGCGANMRVTPLGILKFKNKNITDTQIGKWSQFQSAITHAHPTALVASELTAIAIIKIIEDVEPTKLIDVLIEYSHSQKNVYHEDFLKNIWERAGIYNEVDFINRGWEQSIEILQRVKEAIKLNDKETDPCEYTGEGWIAEESLATGLLCFLLYPNDSVKALIRAVNTKGDSDSIACITGALAGARNGISSFPSNWVERIEYQKELNDYISFVLNE, encoded by the coding sequence ATGAAAGACAAAATAAAAGGCTGTTTAATTGGTTCAGCCATTGGAGACGGATTTGGTTATCCAACTGAGTTTATGAAGGTGGAAGAAATAAAACTAAAATGGGGAAATAATGGACTCACAGAACCAATAGGCGATATTATAAAAGTAACTGATGATACACAAATGGCAATAGCTGTATCTAAAGCAATTATGAATTCCTACGAAGAAGGAAATTTGGTAAGAGATAATTTTGAAAAAGAACTAATAAATAAATTTGTTTTGTGGCTGAATGATGATGAAAATAATCGTGCGCCTGGAATGACTTGTCTAAAATCTTGCGAAAACCTAGAAAAAGGACTAAAATGGGAAAAAGCCACAGCAAAAGATTCAAAAGGTTGTGGCGCAAATATGAGAGTTACACCATTAGGGATATTGAAATTCAAAAATAAAAATATAACAGATACTCAAATTGGTAAATGGTCGCAATTTCAATCTGCCATAACACATGCTCATCCTACTGCTTTAGTAGCTTCTGAATTGACAGCTATTGCCATTATTAAAATTATAGAAGATGTAGAACCAACAAAATTAATTGATGTATTGATAGAATATAGTCATTCTCAAAAAAATGTCTACCACGAAGATTTTCTCAAAAATATATGGGAAAGAGCAGGAATTTATAATGAAGTAGATTTTATAAACAGAGGTTGGGAGCAGTCTATAGAAATATTACAACGAGTTAAGGAAGCTATAAAACTAAACGATAAAGAAACAGACCCATGTGAATATACAGGAGAAGGTTGGATTGCTGAAGAATCTTTGGCTACTGGCTTATTGTGTTTTTTATTATATCCAAATGATTCTGTAAAAGCACTAATTAGAGCAGTAAATACAAAAGGAGATTCAGATTCTATTGCTTGTATCACAGGAGCATTAGCAGGAGCTAGAAATGGAATATCATCATTTCCAAGTAATTGGGTAGAGCGTATTGAATATCAAAAAGAATTGAATGACTATATTTCGTTTGTTTTGAATGAGTGA
- a CDS encoding type II toxin-antitoxin system PemK/MazF family toxin, whose protein sequence is MELTRGTVLLINLNPTKGSETGKIRPCVIVTNDFYNEKTPIIQVVPLTAWSEKKALIITNIVIETNEENGLSKTSIADCLQTRPIDHKERVVRILGKLSKEKMSKIDIALKIIFDL, encoded by the coding sequence ATGGAACTAACAAGAGGAACAGTTTTATTGATAAATCTAAATCCTACAAAGGGTTCGGAAACAGGGAAAATACGTCCTTGTGTAATTGTTACAAATGACTTTTACAACGAAAAAACACCTATTATTCAAGTTGTTCCTTTAACAGCGTGGAGTGAGAAAAAAGCTCTGATAATAACAAATATAGTAATAGAAACAAACGAAGAAAATGGACTTAGTAAAACGTCTATTGCAGACTGTCTTCAAACTCGTCCGATAGACCACAAAGAACGAGTTGTCCGAATTTTGGGTAAATTATCTAAAGAAAAAATGAGTAAGATAGATATTGCTTTGAAAATCATTTTTGATTTATAG
- a CDS encoding aconitate hydratase, producing MALYDLDMMKKVYANLKGRVDKAREVVGRPLTLSEKILYNHLWDGEATTAFKRGEDYVDFAPDRIACQDATAQMALLQFMQAGKNKVAVPTTVHCDHLIQAKEGAAKDLAFANKTSSEVFDFLSSVSNKYGIGFWKPGAGIIHQVVLENYAFPGGMMIGTDSHTVNAGGLGMVAIGVGGADAVDVMAGMPWELKFPKLIGVKLTGKLSGWSAPKDVILKVAGILTVKGGTGAIVEYFGEGAKSMSCTGKGTICNMGAEIGATTSTFGYDESMERYLRATGRDAVADAANEVADYLTGDDEVYANPEKYFDQVIEINLDELKPHINGPFSPDLASEAGTDVKSKAEANGWPLDVEWGLIGSCTNSSYEDLSRAASIAKQAVDKGIEVKAEFGINPGSEQVRFTAARDGLLGIFEELGATIFTNACGPCIGQWARYSDPKNAPKNSIVHSFNRNFAKRADGNPNTHAFVTSPELVAAIAISGRLDFDPTKDTLKNKHGEDVRFDEPTGQELPPKGFDVEDAGFQAPMEDGSGVQVVVDPNSERLQLLDPFTPIGSEIKDAKLLIKAFGKCTTDHISMAGPWLRFRGHLDNISNNCLIGAVNAFNKATDSVKNQLTGEYGAVPATARAYKAAGVSSIVVGDHNYGEGSSREHAAMEPRHLGVAAVIVKSFARIHETNLKKQGMLGLTFANEADYDLIQEDDTFTFTDLKDFAPNKQLTLEVTHKDGSKDTIKLNHTYNASQIAWYNEGSALNLIKKENAA from the coding sequence ATGGCTCTTTACGATTTAGATATGATGAAAAAAGTCTATGCGAACCTCAAAGGTCGTGTAGATAAAGCAAGAGAAGTAGTAGGTAGACCACTAACTTTATCAGAGAAAATTTTATACAATCACCTTTGGGATGGCGAAGCAACAACAGCATTCAAACGAGGAGAAGATTACGTAGATTTTGCACCAGACAGAATTGCGTGTCAAGATGCAACAGCTCAAATGGCTTTGTTGCAATTTATGCAAGCAGGAAAAAATAAAGTGGCTGTACCAACAACGGTTCACTGTGACCACTTGATTCAAGCAAAAGAAGGAGCTGCAAAGGATTTGGCATTCGCAAACAAAACAAGTTCAGAAGTATTCGATTTTTTATCTTCTGTTTCTAATAAATATGGCATCGGATTTTGGAAACCAGGAGCAGGTATTATTCACCAAGTAGTTTTAGAAAACTATGCTTTCCCTGGTGGAATGATGATTGGTACAGATTCGCATACAGTAAATGCTGGTGGGTTAGGAATGGTTGCTATCGGTGTTGGTGGTGCTGATGCTGTTGATGTAATGGCAGGAATGCCTTGGGAATTGAAATTTCCAAAACTAATTGGTGTAAAATTGACTGGTAAATTATCAGGTTGGTCTGCACCAAAAGATGTTATTTTGAAAGTAGCTGGTATCCTTACTGTAAAAGGTGGAACAGGCGCAATCGTTGAGTATTTTGGAGAAGGCGCAAAATCTATGTCTTGTACAGGAAAAGGAACTATCTGTAACATGGGTGCAGAAATTGGAGCAACAACTTCTACTTTTGGTTATGATGAGTCAATGGAGCGTTACCTTCGTGCAACAGGTCGTGATGCCGTAGCAGATGCAGCCAACGAAGTAGCCGATTATTTGACAGGAGATGACGAAGTATATGCAAATCCAGAAAAATACTTTGATCAAGTAATCGAAATTAATTTAGACGAATTAAAACCACACATCAATGGTCCTTTCTCTCCAGACTTAGCTTCTGAAGCAGGAACTGACGTAAAATCAAAAGCTGAAGCAAACGGTTGGCCTTTAGATGTAGAATGGGGACTAATTGGTTCTTGTACTAACTCTTCATATGAAGATTTATCAAGAGCTGCCTCTATAGCAAAACAAGCTGTAGATAAAGGAATTGAAGTAAAAGCTGAATTCGGAATCAATCCAGGTTCTGAGCAAGTACGTTTTACGGCTGCTAGAGATGGTTTATTAGGAATTTTTGAAGAATTAGGAGCTACTATTTTTACAAATGCTTGTGGTCCTTGTATTGGACAATGGGCAAGATACTCTGACCCTAAAAATGCACCTAAAAACTCTATCGTTCACTCGTTCAACAGAAACTTTGCAAAACGTGCAGATGGAAATCCAAATACACATGCTTTTGTAACTTCTCCTGAGTTAGTTGCTGCGATTGCTATTTCGGGTCGTTTGGATTTTGACCCTACAAAAGATACATTGAAAAACAAACATGGTGAAGACGTAAGATTTGACGAACCAACAGGTCAAGAATTGCCACCAAAAGGATTTGATGTAGAAGATGCAGGTTTCCAAGCTCCAATGGAAGACGGTTCAGGTGTTCAAGTTGTTGTTGATCCAAATTCTGAAAGACTACAATTATTAGATCCTTTTACACCAATTGGTTCAGAAATTAAGGATGCTAAATTATTAATTAAAGCATTCGGAAAATGTACGACTGACCATATTTCTATGGCTGGACCTTGGTTGCGTTTCCGTGGACACTTAGATAATATTTCTAACAACTGTCTTATCGGTGCTGTAAATGCGTTCAACAAAGCAACTGACAGCGTTAAGAATCAACTTACTGGCGAATATGGTGCTGTTCCTGCTACGGCAAGAGCATACAAAGCTGCTGGTGTTTCTTCTATCGTTGTGGGTGACCATAATTACGGTGAAGGTTCTTCAAGAGAACACGCTGCTATGGAACCTCGTCATTTGGGAGTAGCTGCTGTAATCGTAAAATCATTTGCACGTATTCACGAAACTAACCTTAAAAAACAAGGTATGTTAGGTCTTACATTTGCCAATGAAGCAGATTATGATTTGATTCAAGAAGATGATACTTTTACTTTTACAGATTTGAAAGATTTTGCTCCAAATAAGCAACTTACTTTAGAAGTAACTCATAAAGATGGTTCAAAAGATACTATCAAATTGAATCATACTTATAATGCAAGTCAGATTGCTTGGTACAATGAAGGTTCTGCATTGAATTTAATTAAGAAAGAAAATGCAGCTTAA
- a CDS encoding sodium:solute symporter, translated as MSPQTTLIVLIIYFGVLFFISWRTSRGATTETFFTANRNAPWYLVAFGMIGASLSGVTFISVPGQVGASAFSYMQIVFGYLLGYLVIAIVLLPLYYKHNLTSIYEYLNARFGFWSYKTGASFFILSRIVGSAFRLFLAAGVLQIFLFEPLGIPFEIAVFVTIILVLLYTFQGGIKTIVWTDTLQTLFMLLAVGITIIMIGKELGLNSISEIYSSVSNNSMSKIFFWDINTPKNFYKQFLGGAFIAITMTGLDQDMMQKNLSCKTLGESQKNIFWFSIVLVFVNLLFLAMGALLYMYANTKGIAIPERTDMLYPIIAKNHLPALAGILFLIGIIAAAYSSADSALTALTTSFCVDFLGFKEYKNAMTEKDYTTQEQTKKSTRLKVQVGFAAVLFFVILAFHYYNDRSVIDGIFTAAGYTYGPLLGLYAFGMFTKIEIKDKFTPFICVVAPIVTFFLVSFINNSPKLFGGYKIGYEAILINGGLTFLGLLLAKK; from the coding sequence ATGTCCCCACAAACTACCCTTATCGTTCTTATTATTTATTTCGGAGTTTTATTTTTTATTTCTTGGCGCACTTCAAGAGGCGCAACTACCGAAACTTTTTTTACTGCCAATCGAAATGCACCTTGGTATTTGGTAGCTTTTGGAATGATTGGCGCATCGCTTTCAGGCGTTACTTTTATCTCTGTGCCAGGGCAAGTAGGAGCAAGTGCTTTTAGTTATATGCAAATTGTTTTTGGTTATCTTTTGGGATATTTAGTTATTGCCATAGTTTTGCTACCTCTCTATTACAAACACAATCTTACTTCCATTTATGAGTATTTGAATGCTCGTTTTGGTTTTTGGTCATATAAAACTGGAGCTAGTTTTTTTATATTGTCTAGGATTGTAGGTTCTGCTTTTCGTTTGTTTCTGGCTGCTGGTGTATTGCAAATTTTTCTTTTTGAGCCTTTAGGAATTCCGTTTGAAATAGCTGTTTTTGTTACAATTATATTGGTTTTACTTTATACTTTTCAAGGAGGAATCAAAACGATTGTTTGGACAGATACACTGCAAACACTTTTTATGCTTTTGGCTGTCGGAATTACGATTATAATGATAGGAAAAGAATTGGGTTTGAATTCTATTTCAGAAATTTATAGTTCTGTTTCGAATAATTCTATGAGTAAAATCTTCTTTTGGGACATTAATACGCCTAAAAACTTCTACAAACAGTTTTTAGGAGGTGCTTTTATTGCTATTACAATGACAGGTTTAGACCAAGATATGATGCAAAAAAACTTGTCTTGCAAAACGCTTGGAGAATCTCAAAAAAATATATTTTGGTTTAGTATTGTCTTAGTTTTTGTCAATTTATTGTTTTTAGCAATGGGTGCGCTTTTGTATATGTATGCAAACACAAAAGGCATAGCAATTCCAGAAAGAACAGATATGCTGTATCCAATCATTGCTAAAAATCATTTACCAGCACTGGCAGGAATTTTATTTTTAATCGGAATTATTGCAGCAGCGTATTCTAGTGCAGATTCGGCTCTGACAGCTCTTACAACGTCTTTTTGTGTAGATTTTTTAGGATTCAAAGAGTATAAAAATGCAATGACAGAAAAAGATTATACTACCCAAGAACAAACAAAAAAATCAACTCGTTTGAAGGTACAAGTAGGTTTTGCAGCCGTTTTATTTTTTGTGATTTTGGCTTTTCATTATTACAATGATAGGTCAGTTATTGATGGGATTTTTACGGCAGCAGGTTATACGTATGGTCCTTTATTGGGTTTGTATGCCTTCGGAATGTTTACCAAAATAGAAATAAAAGATAAGTTTACACCATTTATTTGTGTAGTTGCACCTATTGTTACTTTCTTTTTGGTTTCATTTATCAATAATTCGCCTAAACTTTTTGGAGGATATAAAATTGGCTATGAAGCTATTTTAATAAATGGAGGACTTACTTTTTTAGGACTTTTGTTAGCTAAGAAATAA
- a CDS encoding tetratricopeptide repeat protein: MKINILLKLKNIYSLFLLLLIGGVFCCTSVKAQSLDNLIVELENATTIEQKNNSRKNIALYYEKNRIYNKAIDYYQRIYNSNQLSSQEEKNVLEKIGNLQTITSNYQQAEKTYHLLLSLSNEEEKLTLYNQLAEIYKKQDNIQKAIEYTTKLIFFYQEDSPKYAILLNNLGYLKKKNSQNKEANEYFQKALDMNQRLIDSNQSLNAEDKNALYVNMATNLIYLKDVESAINKLKENIFIQKKAGNKNGIASSLNFLAATYLINGNTIEASENLQKAIRIGEELQNNALQAESYKVLSELYNMENNFQAAQYAYKKSQSFLERTQKIEEEKKQNLIDKEIEAEKEESAIQKELSEKKEQQLTVQQLKLESERKEQELKLLEQEKQLRVAEIKSFRLAKERTQQALAITQQKLEAEQKNQALRELQNEKELQNRELIQERLEKREKEKELELSNAEKRLKDLQLKEEETQANYTYIGIGLISIILVAMLFAFFQQQRLNEKLEQERQQVALHQNSLELTNGELLDYKKKIDQSIASAQLIQNATLPTLTTISRYFKDIFIIYRPQQVVSGDFYWTYSKGNTTIFVLADCTGHGVSGAFMTFIGSSLLDQIVKSDKATQPTEILNQLHARLRLALQQEETGNTDGMDISVLRITRKEEGAEIAFSAAKQPLYYYEPNQELKTIKGSRKSVGGKTNYDKGFESHTFSVQKGTVFYLSSDGYADQNNIKRKKYGSKKFVALLDEIKAQPLAIQEQKLNETLDQHQQGTEQRDDIAVVGLKV; encoded by the coding sequence ATGAAAATAAATATCCTTTTAAAGTTAAAAAACATTTATTCTCTATTCCTTTTACTACTTATAGGAGGTGTTTTTTGCTGTACTTCTGTAAAAGCACAAAGTTTGGATAATTTAATTGTTGAGTTAGAAAATGCAACTACTATAGAACAAAAAAACAATAGTAGAAAAAATATTGCTCTCTATTATGAAAAGAATAGAATATACAATAAGGCAATAGATTATTATCAGAGAATATATAATAGCAATCAGTTATCTAGTCAAGAGGAAAAAAATGTTTTAGAAAAAATAGGCAACCTACAAACTATTACCAGTAATTATCAACAAGCAGAAAAAACCTATCACCTACTTTTGTCTCTTTCCAATGAAGAAGAAAAACTAACTCTTTACAATCAGTTAGCAGAGATTTATAAAAAACAAGACAACATTCAAAAGGCCATAGAATATACTACAAAGTTGATTTTTTTTTATCAAGAAGATTCTCCTAAGTATGCTATACTTCTCAATAATTTAGGATATTTAAAAAAGAAAAATAGTCAAAATAAGGAAGCAAATGAGTATTTTCAGAAAGCATTGGATATGAATCAGCGTTTGATTGATTCAAACCAATCCTTAAATGCAGAAGATAAAAATGCACTTTATGTAAATATGGCTACTAATCTTATTTATTTAAAAGATGTAGAGTCAGCTATTAATAAATTGAAGGAAAATATCTTTATACAAAAAAAGGCAGGTAACAAAAATGGCATAGCTAGTTCGCTTAATTTTTTGGCTGCTACTTATTTGATAAATGGTAATACTATAGAAGCCTCTGAAAATTTACAAAAAGCGATACGAATAGGAGAAGAATTACAGAATAATGCATTACAAGCAGAATCTTATAAAGTGCTTTCTGAATTGTATAATATGGAAAATAATTTTCAAGCTGCACAATATGCGTATAAAAAATCTCAATCTTTTTTAGAAAGAACTCAGAAAATAGAAGAAGAAAAGAAACAAAACTTAATTGATAAAGAGATAGAAGCAGAAAAAGAAGAAAGTGCCATTCAAAAAGAATTATCTGAAAAAAAAGAGCAACAACTTACTGTTCAGCAATTAAAGTTAGAATCAGAAAGAAAAGAACAAGAACTCAAGTTATTAGAACAAGAAAAACAGTTACGAGTAGCTGAGATAAAATCTTTCCGACTGGCTAAAGAACGTACTCAACAGGCTCTTGCCATAACACAACAAAAATTAGAAGCAGAACAAAAAAATCAGGCATTAAGGGAACTACAGAATGAAAAAGAATTACAAAATCGGGAACTCATTCAAGAACGCTTAGAAAAAAGAGAAAAAGAAAAAGAATTAGAACTATCAAATGCTGAAAAAAGACTCAAAGACCTACAATTAAAAGAAGAAGAAACCCAAGCCAACTATACATATATTGGAATTGGACTTATTTCTATTATTTTAGTAGCTATGCTTTTTGCTTTTTTCCAACAACAAAGACTCAACGAAAAACTAGAGCAAGAAAGACAACAAGTAGCTTTACACCAAAACTCTTTAGAATTAACCAATGGAGAATTATTAGATTATAAAAAGAAAATTGATCAAAGCATTGCTTCTGCACAACTTATACAAAATGCGACATTACCGACCCTAACTACAATTAGCCGTTATTTTAAAGATATTTTTATCATCTATCGTCCTCAACAAGTAGTGTCTGGAGATTTTTATTGGACTTATTCTAAAGGAAATACAACTATATTTGTATTGGCTGACTGTACTGGGCATGGCGTTTCGGGAGCTTTCATGACTTTTATTGGAAGTTCATTATTAGACCAAATTGTAAAATCAGATAAAGCTACTCAACCTACTGAAATATTAAATCAACTTCATGCTAGATTACGATTAGCCTTACAACAAGAAGAAACAGGAAATACTGATGGAATGGATATTTCAGTTCTCCGTATAACTAGAAAAGAGGAAGGAGCAGAAATTGCTTTTTCAGCAGCCAAGCAACCTCTTTATTATTATGAACCCAATCAAGAATTAAAAACAATAAAAGGTTCTAGAAAATCAGTAGGAGGAAAAACCAACTATGACAAAGGATTTGAATCGCATACTTTTTCAGTACAAAAAGGTACTGTATTTTATCTAAGTAGTGATGGCTATGCTGATCAAAATAATATCAAAAGAAAAAAATATGGTTCTAAAAAATTTGTTGCTTTATTGGATGAAATTAAAGCACAACCATTAGCAATACAAGAACAAAAACTCAATGAAACTTTAGACCAACACCAACAAGGAACAGAACAACGAGATGATATTGCTGTGGTGGGGTTGAAGGTATAG
- a CDS encoding TonB-dependent receptor — MLFPFFLYAQKGGQIQYDSLLSYQSSIDDILELPKKDKFATEIYSASRQYENLFDVPLSASVLSREEIEAAGCLSIPEAMRLIPGVIVREMSNGNYDIHLRGMDNISPNNITSLSLNTSTLVMVNNRIVHNFLTGSTVWHALPIVVSDIEQIEVIRGTTSVLYGTNAVSGVINIITTQEKRKGYFGTAQTTYGSHNSVLNYVGAGYKSEKLSIRVSGNTQRRERYDNLLYHHFDNSYVPIDSLKSISTGDPLLSFKKNNRNTDIALEAYSFNVFSSYDYSDNLSFNVDAGFEKSNGLTAYADNRSTILSYLESQSSYLRLNTNYKDLGIETGYIGGSIANESRFETYDIVAEYNFRIGNKLRLKPLLNYREATFDDKTSIILQGKEVLKNYAAGLSANYAPTQRWRIVLGIHVDAFNNPSDNYFSYQSAVTYKPSPKLLVRAGVSRAYRAPLFVELYFNERTVSQISEDPLFSLVTTIQGNTELKLLQGDLWEAGLRYQISEKVDLNVEIFRSKFSNYTEVVRQETTSSITPEGEIIGFDPIIIQNVALEALQHGITVSSDIVTEKWQFKPYLTLQTTELKNYSPYLNTSQTSELILGYDPLIFNINTTEDKQHESTPALFGGVYFNYLISSKLNINTLGYFLSSQTYYHRQNTEQMDGVRGIYPINSKLLLNLTARYRLTNKINSFISIKNILGDNSVEYAKGEHIGRSFWAGFSISI, encoded by the coding sequence TTGCTATTTCCTTTTTTTCTGTATGCACAGAAAGGTGGGCAAATCCAATACGACTCTCTTCTATCCTATCAAAGTAGTATTGATGATATATTAGAACTCCCAAAAAAAGATAAATTTGCCACCGAAATTTATTCTGCTTCTAGGCAGTATGAAAATCTTTTTGATGTTCCTCTTTCGGCTTCTGTACTTAGCCGAGAAGAAATAGAGGCTGCTGGTTGTTTATCTATTCCTGAAGCTATGCGCTTAATTCCAGGGGTAATTGTCAGAGAAATGTCAAACGGAAATTATGACATTCATTTGCGTGGGATGGACAATATTAGCCCGAATAACATTACTTCTCTTTCTTTGAATACAAGTACACTAGTTATGGTAAATAACCGAATTGTACATAATTTTTTGACAGGAAGTACAGTTTGGCATGCACTGCCTATTGTAGTTAGTGATATAGAACAAATAGAAGTAATTAGAGGAACAACTTCAGTTTTGTATGGTACTAATGCTGTGTCTGGAGTGATTAATATTATTACTACTCAAGAAAAGCGAAAAGGTTATTTTGGAACAGCTCAAACTACTTATGGAAGCCACAATTCAGTACTTAATTATGTAGGTGCAGGCTATAAATCTGAAAAATTATCTATACGAGTAAGTGGAAACACACAACGAAGAGAACGTTATGATAATTTATTGTACCACCATTTTGACAATAGCTATGTTCCTATTGATTCTTTAAAGTCAATATCAACAGGAGACCCTCTTCTCTCTTTTAAGAAAAACAACAGAAATACAGACATTGCATTAGAGGCATATAGTTTCAATGTATTTAGTTCGTATGATTATTCAGATAATTTATCTTTCAATGTAGATGCAGGTTTTGAAAAATCTAATGGGCTTACAGCGTATGCAGATAATAGAAGTACTATTTTGAGTTATTTAGAATCTCAATCTAGTTATTTGCGATTAAATACCAATTATAAAGATTTAGGAATTGAAACTGGTTATATAGGTGGAAGTATTGCTAATGAGAGTAGATTTGAAACGTATGATATAGTCGCAGAATATAATTTTAGAATAGGAAATAAATTACGCCTCAAACCACTTCTAAATTATAGAGAAGCTACTTTTGATGATAAAACTTCGATTATTTTGCAAGGCAAAGAAGTATTAAAAAATTATGCAGCAGGATTAAGTGCTAATTATGCCCCTACTCAAAGATGGAGAATTGTTTTAGGGATTCATGTAGATGCTTTTAATAATCCGTCGGACAACTATTTTTCTTATCAAAGTGCTGTTACCTATAAACCAAGTCCAAAATTATTAGTAAGAGCAGGTGTCTCAAGAGCTTATCGTGCCCCTTTGTTTGTCGAACTTTACTTCAATGAACGTACAGTTTCTCAAATTTCAGAAGATCCACTTTTTTCTTTGGTTACGACCATTCAGGGAAATACAGAACTCAAGTTACTACAGGGAGATTTATGGGAAGCAGGATTACGTTATCAAATTTCGGAAAAAGTAGATCTAAATGTAGAAATTTTCAGAAGTAAATTTTCTAATTACACCGAAGTTGTTAGACAAGAAACGACTTCTTCCATTACTCCTGAAGGAGAAATAATAGGTTTTGATCCTATTATTATTCAAAATGTAGCTTTAGAAGCTCTACAACATGGCATTACTGTTTCGTCTGATATTGTTACAGAAAAATGGCAATTCAAACCTTATCTGACTTTACAGACAACAGAATTAAAAAATTATAGTCCTTATCTAAATACCTCCCAAACGAGTGAGCTTATTTTGGGATATGACCCTTTAATTTTTAATATAAATACAACAGAAGACAAACAACACGAATCTACCCCTGCCTTATTTGGAGGTGTTTATTTCAACTATTTGATTTCTTCAAAACTAAATATCAATACATTAGGTTATTTTTTGAGTAGCCAAACTTATTATCATCGTCAAAATACAGAACAAATGGATGGAGTAAGGGGTATTTATCCTATAAATTCAAAATTACTTTTGAATCTTACAGCACGTTACAGACTAACAAATAAAATCAATTCGTTTATATCTATAAAAAATATTTTAGGAGATAATTCGGTAGAATATGCAAAAGGAGAACATATAGGACGTTCTTTTTGGGCAGGTTTTAGTATTAGCATCTAG
- the cdaA gene encoding diadenylate cyclase CdaA, whose translation MEVKWVDVFDILLVGLLIYNFYKLVRGTVALRVFIGFLSLYFLYLIVQATEMELLSSILGQFMGVGVVAAVVLFQDELRRFLLLIGKAPAFNSEFWNTLFGKDTAHIIWNIDAIVDSTKEMARTSTGALIVISRFDDMEKYAATGDIIDAKISKRIISSIFFKNSPLHDGAAIFYKGRIMAGRCRLPLSTNEQIPASLGMRHRAAIGMSEGTSTLILVVSEETGQISIVKNGEITKNLSPQQTRQMLNEYLSAEEKEIDAVPLPN comes from the coding sequence TTGGAAGTAAAGTGGGTAGATGTTTTTGATATTCTACTGGTTGGACTTTTGATTTATAATTTTTATAAACTCGTCAGAGGAACGGTTGCACTTCGTGTGTTTATTGGTTTTTTGTCGCTGTACTTCTTGTATCTTATTGTACAGGCAACTGAAATGGAACTTTTGTCTTCTATTTTAGGTCAGTTTATGGGTGTTGGTGTAGTGGCTGCTGTGGTTTTGTTTCAAGATGAACTCCGTCGTTTTTTACTTTTAATCGGAAAAGCTCCTGCCTTTAATTCTGAGTTTTGGAATACTCTTTTTGGAAAAGATACAGCACATATTATTTGGAATATTGATGCTATTGTAGATTCTACAAAAGAAATGGCTCGTACAAGCACAGGCGCACTTATCGTAATTTCTCGTTTTGATGATATGGAAAAATATGCTGCAACAGGAGATATTATTGATGCCAAAATATCAAAACGAATTATTTCTTCTATTTTCTTTAAAAATAGTCCGTTACATGATGGTGCTGCTATTTTTTATAAAGGTCGTATAATGGCTGGTCGTTGTAGACTTCCTCTTTCGACAAACGAACAAATTCCTGCTTCTTTAGGGATGCGACATCGTGCTGCTATCGGCATGAGCGAAGGAACAAGTACACTTATTTTGGTGGTATCGGAAGAAACTGGACAAATTTCTATTGTAAAAAACGGAGAAATTACTAAAAACCTCTCTCCTCAACAGACTCGTCAGATGCTAAACGAATATTTATCTGCTGAAGAAAAAGAAATTGATGCTGTACCTTTGCCGAATTAA